A part of Vigna radiata var. radiata cultivar VC1973A chromosome 11, Vradiata_ver6, whole genome shotgun sequence genomic DNA contains:
- the LOC106776462 gene encoding carbon catabolite repressor protein 4 homolog 4 isoform X3 — MLKALGARAVLCSNSSSSTSVVRKMSSAPASRKFVSVEGSDIHSRSKPDGFRFSLVSYNILAQVYVKSSSFPHSPSSSLKWKPRSNTILEVLKDLGADFFCLQEVDEFESFYKGNMQNLGYSSIYMKRSGQKRDGCGLFYKHDCAELLLEEKIEYNDLVKSIPDGNSSNDDDHTNIQTVHADKQKDVEPKNGSKSNTEDRGDPNDPRVRLKRDCVGIMAAFKFKDPSRHIVIVANTHLYWDPEWADVKLAQAKYLLFRLAKFKTLVSDRYECIPEVIVAGDFNSQPGDTVYQYLVSGNPSSNLMLNCLDESPPIPLCSVYASTRGEPPFTNYTPGFTGTLDYILFSPSDHIKPISFLELPDSDAADIVGGLPNFSYPSDHLPIGAEFEIIKE; from the exons ATGCTGAAAGCATTGGGTGCACGTGCAGTGCTATGCTCgaactcttcttcttccactaG TGTTGTAAGGAAGATGAGTTCTGCGCCGGCATCTCGCAAGTTCGTTTCCGTGGAAGGCTCAGACATACATTCCAGAAGTAAACCTGATG gCTTCAGATTCAGTCTTGTTTCGTATAACATATTGGCGCAG GTTTATGTGAAGAGCTCGTCGTTCCCGCATTCTCCATCTTCGTCTCTCAA ATGGAAACCTCGTTCAAACACAATTTTGGAAGTTCTCAAGGACTTGGGAGCTGACTTTTTCTGCCTGCAg GAAGTTGATGAATTTGAAAGCTTTTACAAAGGAAACATGCAGAATTTAGGATATTCTTCGATTTATATGAAGAGAAGTGGTCAAAAGCGTGATGGGTGTGGCTTATTTTACAAGCATGACTG TGCAGAGTTGCTCTTAGAGGAGAAAATTGAATACAATGATCTTGTAAAGTCCATTCCAGATGGGAACTCTTCAAACGATGATGATCACACCAATATTCAGACTGTCCATGCTGATAAACAAAAGGACGTGGAGCCCAAAAATG GTTCTAAATCGAATACAGAAGATCGTGGAGATCCCAATGACCCCCGTGTGAGACTTAAGCGTGATTGTGTTGGAATAATGGCTGCATTCAAATTCAAAGATCCCTCTCGTCATATTGTTATTGTGGCCAACACACATCTTTATTG GGATCCTGAATGGGCGGATGTCAAGCTTGCACAAGCTAAATATCTTCTATTCCGCCTGGCAAAATTTAAAACACTGGTCTCAGATAGATATGAATGCATACCTGAAGTCATTGTGGCTGGTGACTTCAATTCTCAGCCAGGAGACACG GTCTACCAGTACCTTGTATCCGGAAATCCTTCATCAAACCTGATGCTGAACTGTTTAGACGAGTCGCCTCCTATTCCCTTATGTAGTGTCTATGCTTCTACAAGAGGAGAACCACCATTTACAAACTACACACCTGGCTTCACTGGAACACTcgactatattttattttcccctTCTGATCACATTAAACCAATTAGTTTTCTTGAGCTTCCAGACTCTGATGCAGCCGATATTGTTGGTGGACTGCCAAACTTCAGTTATCCCAGTGATCATCTACCAATTGGTGCTGAGTTTGAAATCATCAAGGAGTAA
- the LOC106776462 gene encoding carbon catabolite repressor protein 4 homolog 4 isoform X1, translating into MLKALGARAVLCSNSSSSTSVVRKMSSAPASRKFVSVEGSDIHSRSKPDGFRFSLVSYNILAQVYVKSSSFPHSPSSSLKWKPRSNTILEVLKDLGADFFCLQEVDEFESFYKGNMQNLGYSSIYMKRSGQKRDGCGLFYKHDCAELLLEEKIEYNDLVKSIPDGNSSNDDDHTNIQTVHADKQKDVEPKNGSKSNTEDRGDPNDPRVRLKRDCVGIMAAFKFKDPSRHIVIVANTHLYWDPEWADVKLAQAKYLLFRLAKFKTLVSDRYECIPEVIVAGDFNSQPGDTVYQYLVSGNPSSNLMLNCLDESPPIPLCSVYASTRGEPPFTNYTPGFTGTLDYILFSPSDHIKPISFLELPDSDAADIVGGLPNFSYPSDHLPIGAEFEIIKEVDE; encoded by the exons ATGCTGAAAGCATTGGGTGCACGTGCAGTGCTATGCTCgaactcttcttcttccactaG TGTTGTAAGGAAGATGAGTTCTGCGCCGGCATCTCGCAAGTTCGTTTCCGTGGAAGGCTCAGACATACATTCCAGAAGTAAACCTGATG gCTTCAGATTCAGTCTTGTTTCGTATAACATATTGGCGCAG GTTTATGTGAAGAGCTCGTCGTTCCCGCATTCTCCATCTTCGTCTCTCAA ATGGAAACCTCGTTCAAACACAATTTTGGAAGTTCTCAAGGACTTGGGAGCTGACTTTTTCTGCCTGCAg GAAGTTGATGAATTTGAAAGCTTTTACAAAGGAAACATGCAGAATTTAGGATATTCTTCGATTTATATGAAGAGAAGTGGTCAAAAGCGTGATGGGTGTGGCTTATTTTACAAGCATGACTG TGCAGAGTTGCTCTTAGAGGAGAAAATTGAATACAATGATCTTGTAAAGTCCATTCCAGATGGGAACTCTTCAAACGATGATGATCACACCAATATTCAGACTGTCCATGCTGATAAACAAAAGGACGTGGAGCCCAAAAATG GTTCTAAATCGAATACAGAAGATCGTGGAGATCCCAATGACCCCCGTGTGAGACTTAAGCGTGATTGTGTTGGAATAATGGCTGCATTCAAATTCAAAGATCCCTCTCGTCATATTGTTATTGTGGCCAACACACATCTTTATTG GGATCCTGAATGGGCGGATGTCAAGCTTGCACAAGCTAAATATCTTCTATTCCGCCTGGCAAAATTTAAAACACTGGTCTCAGATAGATATGAATGCATACCTGAAGTCATTGTGGCTGGTGACTTCAATTCTCAGCCAGGAGACACG GTCTACCAGTACCTTGTATCCGGAAATCCTTCATCAAACCTGATGCTGAACTGTTTAGACGAGTCGCCTCCTATTCCCTTATGTAGTGTCTATGCTTCTACAAGAGGAGAACCACCATTTACAAACTACACACCTGGCTTCACTGGAACACTcgactatattttattttcccctTCTGATCACATTAAACCAATTAGTTTTCTTGAGCTTCCAGACTCTGATGCAGCCGATATTGTTGGTGGACTGCCAAACTTCAGTTATCCCAGTGATCATCTACCAATTGGTGCTGAGTTTGAAATCATCAAGGA GGTGGATGAGTGA
- the LOC106776462 gene encoding carbon catabolite repressor protein 4 homolog 4 isoform X2 has translation MLKALGARAVLCSNSSSSTSVVRKMSSAPASRKFVSVEGSDIHSRSKPDGFRFSLVSYNILAQVYVKSSSFPHSPSSSLKWKPRSNTILEVLKDLGADFFCLQEVDEFESFYKGNMQNLGYSSIYMKRSGQKRDGCGLFYKHDCAELLLEEKIEYNDLVKSIPDGNSSNDDDHTNIQTVHADKQKDVEPKNGSKSNTEDRGDPNDPRVRLKRDCVGIMAAFKFKDPSRHIVIVANTHLYWDPEWADVKLAQAKYLLFRLAKFKTLVSDRYECIPEVIVAGDFNSQPGDTVYQYLVSGNPSSNLMLNCLDESPPIPLCSVYASTRGEPPFTNYTPGFTGTLDYILFSPSDHIKPISFLELPDSDAADIVGGLPNFSYPSDHLPIGAEFEIIKEEF, from the exons ATGCTGAAAGCATTGGGTGCACGTGCAGTGCTATGCTCgaactcttcttcttccactaG TGTTGTAAGGAAGATGAGTTCTGCGCCGGCATCTCGCAAGTTCGTTTCCGTGGAAGGCTCAGACATACATTCCAGAAGTAAACCTGATG gCTTCAGATTCAGTCTTGTTTCGTATAACATATTGGCGCAG GTTTATGTGAAGAGCTCGTCGTTCCCGCATTCTCCATCTTCGTCTCTCAA ATGGAAACCTCGTTCAAACACAATTTTGGAAGTTCTCAAGGACTTGGGAGCTGACTTTTTCTGCCTGCAg GAAGTTGATGAATTTGAAAGCTTTTACAAAGGAAACATGCAGAATTTAGGATATTCTTCGATTTATATGAAGAGAAGTGGTCAAAAGCGTGATGGGTGTGGCTTATTTTACAAGCATGACTG TGCAGAGTTGCTCTTAGAGGAGAAAATTGAATACAATGATCTTGTAAAGTCCATTCCAGATGGGAACTCTTCAAACGATGATGATCACACCAATATTCAGACTGTCCATGCTGATAAACAAAAGGACGTGGAGCCCAAAAATG GTTCTAAATCGAATACAGAAGATCGTGGAGATCCCAATGACCCCCGTGTGAGACTTAAGCGTGATTGTGTTGGAATAATGGCTGCATTCAAATTCAAAGATCCCTCTCGTCATATTGTTATTGTGGCCAACACACATCTTTATTG GGATCCTGAATGGGCGGATGTCAAGCTTGCACAAGCTAAATATCTTCTATTCCGCCTGGCAAAATTTAAAACACTGGTCTCAGATAGATATGAATGCATACCTGAAGTCATTGTGGCTGGTGACTTCAATTCTCAGCCAGGAGACACG GTCTACCAGTACCTTGTATCCGGAAATCCTTCATCAAACCTGATGCTGAACTGTTTAGACGAGTCGCCTCCTATTCCCTTATGTAGTGTCTATGCTTCTACAAGAGGAGAACCACCATTTACAAACTACACACCTGGCTTCACTGGAACACTcgactatattttattttcccctTCTGATCACATTAAACCAATTAGTTTTCTTGAGCTTCCAGACTCTGATGCAGCCGATATTGTTGGTGGACTGCCAAACTTCAGTTATCCCAGTGATCATCTACCAATTGGTGCTGAGTTTGAAATCATCAAGGA ggaattttga
- the LOC106776462 gene encoding carbon catabolite repressor protein 4 homolog 4 isoform X4 yields MSSAPASRKFVSVEGSDIHSRSKPDGFRFSLVSYNILAQVYVKSSSFPHSPSSSLKWKPRSNTILEVLKDLGADFFCLQEVDEFESFYKGNMQNLGYSSIYMKRSGQKRDGCGLFYKHDCAELLLEEKIEYNDLVKSIPDGNSSNDDDHTNIQTVHADKQKDVEPKNGSKSNTEDRGDPNDPRVRLKRDCVGIMAAFKFKDPSRHIVIVANTHLYWDPEWADVKLAQAKYLLFRLAKFKTLVSDRYECIPEVIVAGDFNSQPGDTVYQYLVSGNPSSNLMLNCLDESPPIPLCSVYASTRGEPPFTNYTPGFTGTLDYILFSPSDHIKPISFLELPDSDAADIVGGLPNFSYPSDHLPIGAEFEIIKEVDE; encoded by the exons ATGAGTTCTGCGCCGGCATCTCGCAAGTTCGTTTCCGTGGAAGGCTCAGACATACATTCCAGAAGTAAACCTGATG gCTTCAGATTCAGTCTTGTTTCGTATAACATATTGGCGCAG GTTTATGTGAAGAGCTCGTCGTTCCCGCATTCTCCATCTTCGTCTCTCAA ATGGAAACCTCGTTCAAACACAATTTTGGAAGTTCTCAAGGACTTGGGAGCTGACTTTTTCTGCCTGCAg GAAGTTGATGAATTTGAAAGCTTTTACAAAGGAAACATGCAGAATTTAGGATATTCTTCGATTTATATGAAGAGAAGTGGTCAAAAGCGTGATGGGTGTGGCTTATTTTACAAGCATGACTG TGCAGAGTTGCTCTTAGAGGAGAAAATTGAATACAATGATCTTGTAAAGTCCATTCCAGATGGGAACTCTTCAAACGATGATGATCACACCAATATTCAGACTGTCCATGCTGATAAACAAAAGGACGTGGAGCCCAAAAATG GTTCTAAATCGAATACAGAAGATCGTGGAGATCCCAATGACCCCCGTGTGAGACTTAAGCGTGATTGTGTTGGAATAATGGCTGCATTCAAATTCAAAGATCCCTCTCGTCATATTGTTATTGTGGCCAACACACATCTTTATTG GGATCCTGAATGGGCGGATGTCAAGCTTGCACAAGCTAAATATCTTCTATTCCGCCTGGCAAAATTTAAAACACTGGTCTCAGATAGATATGAATGCATACCTGAAGTCATTGTGGCTGGTGACTTCAATTCTCAGCCAGGAGACACG GTCTACCAGTACCTTGTATCCGGAAATCCTTCATCAAACCTGATGCTGAACTGTTTAGACGAGTCGCCTCCTATTCCCTTATGTAGTGTCTATGCTTCTACAAGAGGAGAACCACCATTTACAAACTACACACCTGGCTTCACTGGAACACTcgactatattttattttcccctTCTGATCACATTAAACCAATTAGTTTTCTTGAGCTTCCAGACTCTGATGCAGCCGATATTGTTGGTGGACTGCCAAACTTCAGTTATCCCAGTGATCATCTACCAATTGGTGCTGAGTTTGAAATCATCAAGGA GGTGGATGAGTGA
- the LOC106777397 gene encoding uncharacterized protein LOC106777397, with amino-acid sequence MASHSVVRSKRLMHRAASYGERGSPCSLSHLQNYEYLRIQPQGNFKEHHTNNMEREKGTKRGTNRGRQQAQKLHRLGFSYLASSFLYIVIKVKAFYNGFLGEVSTEAKTMSIEAPMTTETYFSVPVLPN; translated from the coding sequence ATGGCTTCCCATAGTGTTGTAAGATCCAAGAGACTAATGCACCGTGCAGCCTCTTATGGAGAAAGAGGGAGCCCTTGCTCACTATCTCATCTCCAAAACTATGAATATCTCCGAATCCAACCCCAAGGTAACTTCAAAGAACATCATACTAACAACATGGAACGTGAAAAGGGTACAAAACGTGGCACAAACCGAGGTAGACAACAAGCACAAAAGCTTCACAGGTTGGGCTTCTCATACCTtgcatcttcttttctttacatAGTCATAAAGGTTAAAGCCTTCTACAACGGATTCCTTGGAGAGGTTTCTACTGAGGCAAAAACAATGAGCATTGAAGCACCAATGACTACTGAGACATACTTCTCAGTGCCAGTTCTTCCAAATTAA